In Desulfovibrio legallii, the sequence GAGCAGAAGCCTTTTTCTCCCGACGCAACGGAACCGACGCCGACCGCTGCCCCCGGCGCGGGCGACGCGCCCGCGAGGCGGCCCGACGGCGAAGCCGGAGCGGCCGTTCCCGACGAGGCCGCAACGGCGGGAACTTCCTTCACGGGCCAGGAGGCGACCGCCCCTGCGCCACGCTTTGCCATGCCGGATTTTGTGGCCGCGGCCGCAGGCGGGCCCGCTGCGGAAGGCACTGCCCCGCGGCAGGAAGCCCCCGCGGCTTCTGCCGCCGCCGGGCCTGCCCTTGCCGCTGAAGCCGCGCAGGCCCCCACCGCCCCAGCAATCGCGGCGGATGCAGACGCGGCGGCCGTGACCGCCGCCGGGCAGCCCGCCTCTGCCGACGACTTTGCCGACGCCCTGGCCGTACCCCAATGGCAGCCGGACGCAGCGGAGCAAACGGCAACCGAAGCGGCGGACGCCGCCCCCCCCACAGAGGCAGCGGGCAATCCGCCCCCGCCGCCCAACGCCCCGCCCCCGGCCGAACTCACGGACGACAGCGGCCTGCCCGCCCCGCAAGAAGGGGAAAAACCCGGCGCGCCGGACGACACGCCCATGAGTCTGATGGACCACCTGGGCGAGCTGCGCGGGCGCCTGGTGCGCTGCTGCATTGCCGTGGGCCTGGGCTTTCTGGCCTGCTGGGCCGTGGTGGACCCCATTTTCAACGCTCTGGTGGATCCCTTGCTGGCCGTGCTGCCCAAGGGCTCCCACGCCATTTACACCACCCTGCCCGAAGGCTTTTTCACCCGCATGTACATCGCCTTTGTGGCCGGGGTGTTTGTATCCAGCCCGGTCATCTTCTATCAGGTCTGGTCCTTTATCGCGCCCGGCCTGTATGAGGAAGAAAAGCGCTACATCGTGCCCGTGGCCGTGATCTCCGCCCTGTTCTTCACCTGCGGCGGGGCGTTCTGCTACTTCATGGTCTTCCCTTACGCCTTCAGCTTCTTTGTGAGCTTCGCCACGGAAGAAATCGTGGCCATGCCCAAGGTCAGCGATTATCTGAGCTTCGTGCTCAAGCTCATCCTGGCTTTCGGGCTCATTTTTGAAATGCCGCTCTTTGCCCTCTTCCTGGCGCGCATGGGCATCATCACGGCCGCCATGATGCGCAAAGCGCGGCGCTACGCCATCCTCGGCATCTTCATTGTGGCGGCCATCCTCACCCCGCCGGACGTGGTTTCGCAACTGCTCATGGCCTGCCCCATGCTTATCCTCTATGAAATCAGCATCGGCGTAGCCGCCCTTTTTGGCCGCAAAAACGGCAAAAAGGCCGCCGCAGGCGCAGCCGCCGCCGGGGACGACAAAACCGGCCCGCAACCGGCTGGTCCGGAGCAGGCCGGCCAGAACCAGGGCGGCGAGGCACAGACGGAACAGGGGCAGCCCGACTTGGCCGCGCGGCCGGAAGGCGCGCAGCCTGACGCCGAAGCCCAAGCCAAACCCGCCGCCAAACCCACGGAGGACGCATGAACCAGCCCCAGCGCGTGGCCGAGCAATCTCGCGCCAGTGCGGAAACGGCCGTCAACCTGCGCCTGAACCTGGACGGCACGGGCGAGATCGCCGTAGACACCGGCTTCGGCCTCCTGGACCACATGCTCACCCTCACGGCTTTCTGGGCGGGCATGGACCTGCAGCTCCACTGCAAGGGCGACCTCAACGTGGATGCCCACCACACCGCCGAAGACGTGGGCCTGACCCTGGGCCGCGCCCTGCTGGAGGCCCTGGGCGACCGGGCCGGCATCGCCCGCGTGGGCTACGGCCGCGTGCCCATGGACGAGGCCCTGGCCGAAGTGACTGTGGATCTTTCCGGCCGCCCCTGGCTGGAGTGGCGCGGGGGCGAGCTCTTGCCCCCCGTGCTGGCGGGGGAAGAAAAAGACCTCTGGCGCGAATACTACAAGGCCCTGGCCAGCGCCGCCCGTTGCAACCTGCATGTGGAATTTCGCTACGGCCAGAACGGCCACCATTTGCTGGAGTCCGCCGCCAAGGGGCTGGGCCTTGCCCTGGCCCAGGCCGTGCGGCGGCACGGCACAACCGTCCGAAGCACCAAGGGAGGTCTTGACTGATGTCTGCCCCTACCCGTTCCTGGATTCTCCTGGCCCTCTGCCTGGCGTTGGCCCTCGGCGCCTGCAGCCGCCGCCCGCGCAGCACGGCCGAAGTGCCCCGCTCCCTTCCGGCGGCCTTTGCCGTCACGGTGGCGCCCTTTACCCAGCCCATCAACGCCAGCCAGCTCATTGTGGGGCGCATCCCTGAAAACCAGGGCCGCATCACGCCCGAGGATCTGGAGGCCCTCAACCTCCAGCTGCGCCATATCCTCACCGCAGAAAGCAAAAGGCAGTACGCCTTCATCACCGAGCAGGAACTGCCGGCGGACGTCACCACCTTCCACAGCTCGGAGCAGCCTCAGGCCCTGCCCCGCTGGATCGCCTACGGCAAGAAACGGGGCGTGCACTACCTGCTGGTGCCCCAGGTGCTGGACTGGCATCAGCGCGAAGGCTCCAAGGCCGGCGTGACCCGCGCCGCCCATGTGCGGGTGGAATTTTTCCTCCTGCGGGTGGCTGAAGGCGAGGTGGCCTCCCACTCCGTGTATGAAGAACAGCAGGTGGGCCTGGCGGACAACCTGCTCAACATGGGGGCCTTCATCCAGCGGCGCGGCCAGTGGGTCACGGCCGAGGCTCTGGCGGCCGAAGGCATGCGCAAGGCTGTGAAGGATATGGGTTTATGATCATTTTTCCCGCTGTGGACATCCAGAACGGCAAGGCCGTGCGCCTGCGGCGCGGCCGCGCCGAAGACAGCACGATTTTTGCCGAAGACCCCGCAGCCGCGGCCCGCTCCTGGCAGGAACGGGGCGCGCGCTGGCTGCATGTGGTGGACCTGGACGGCGCGTTTGACGGCGCAGCCAGCAGCCGCGCAGTGGTGGGCCGTATCTGCGCGGCCCTGACCATCCCCGTGCAGCTGGGCGGCGGCATCCGCGACCTGGAGACGGCCCGCGCCTACCTGGACGCGGGCGTAAGCCGCTGCATCATCGGCACCCTGGCCCTGGAGCAGCCGGAAACCTTCGCCGCCCTGTGCCGCGCTTTTCCCGGCCGGATAGGCGTTTCTCTGGATGCGGAAGGCGGACGCCTCAAAAGCCGGGGCTGGGTGGCGGACACGGGCCTTACCGTTGACGACGTGCTGCCCCGCCTGCAGGACGACGGCGCAGCCTTCATCATCTATACGGATATCGACCGCGACGGCATGCAGAGCGGCGTCAATCTGCCCGCTCTGGAGCATCTGGCCCAAACCGCGCAGGTGCCGGTCATCGCCGCCGGGGGCGTAGCCACCCTGACGGACGTGCAGCGCCTCTACCCCCTTACCCGCACTACCCGCCTGGCGGGGGCCGTGAGCGGCCGCGCCCTCTACGAGGGCACCCTCGACCTGGAAGAAGCCAACGCCTGGATCGCCGCGCAGGAAAAAGCGTAGAGCGCCGCGGCCCTGCAAAGCCCCGGCGGGCGCTAAAAGCCTTGCCATAGCTATCGAGAATTGTTATTGCTAAAACTCGCAAAGGCCAGCGCAGTTCAACCTTGAAATGCGCGGGCGGCCGCGCTCGCAGACGCCCGCCACAAAGGCGCAAGCACAGCTTTGCTGCGCGGCGAAGCGCCGGAGCGAGCGTCTCGCCCGCCTTGCGGGCAGACGTTCGCAAAGGCAACGGCCACCGGACTGCCGGGAAACTTACGCCGAGGAGGTCACCATGGCCCAGCTCAAGGATTTTGCGCTCTATGACATCGACTGGAACCTGACCCCGGAACACGCCGTGACCATGTATCTGGAATGGGGCAACAACGACTGGCATGCGGAATACCCACCCGTGCGCTCCAAGGACGACGTTTCCCATTATTTTGTGGTGGACAGCTGGCAAGACCCGCCCGTGGTGCGCCTGGTGCGGCGCAATTCCGAGCAGGCCGAGGATCTTATTGTCGTGCCCTTGCCGCAGAACCTGCTGGCGGATTTTTACCAGGCCCACGGTCATTGGCGCGGCGTCAGCGCGCCCACGCCCGCCGTCAAGGCCTGGCTCAGACACGAGCTGGGGCAGGAATAACGCGGCCTTCGCTCTGCGGCGCAGGGCGGCTGCCCGCGCGGCAGAAGCGCCGGAAACCGGACTAGCCAGAGCATTTCGCCCTTGAAACGCTCTGGCCTGCAACCGGTTCCGACGCTTTTTCTGTGTGCAAAAAGCCCTCTGGCGCGCAACGGCGCTGCGCGCCCACAGGTCCACGGCAGGCCCCGCCCGCTGTGGACCGCTATTTTTTTGCTGCCCGCGCGGCCATAACCTCGCGCTCGCGGGCGGCTTTTTCCGCCTCGGCGCGGCGCTGGCGCTTGATTTTTTCCAGCCGGACGCGCTGGGCCTTTTCGCGCTGTTCCCTGGCCTGTTCCAGCAGTTTTTCCCGCTTGCGGTCAAAGGTCAGGGTGGTGCGCAGGGCGGCCACGCCCAGGGCAATAACGCTGACAATAAGGATAAGCACCTTCTGGATGGACCACTGGTCCGCGCCCAAGATTCGTTTGAGCCAGCCCAGGCCCAGGGCGTCGCCCCAGAAGACCACCACGGGCACGCCGATAAAGCAGAGCAGCAGGCCCACGGCCTCCACCCAGATGAAAGTGCGGGCCATGGTCAGGCCAAAAAGGGTGCCGTCCCGCACCATGCGCAGGGTTTGCAGGCGCTTGCGCAGCTCGCGCAGCAGCTCCGCCAGGCGTGGGGTTTCGGCCTGCACGCGCTTGAAGGATTCCGCCTCGCGAAAGTTGCAGGCAAAGGCGCGGTTGATGACGCCCGCAGCCGCGTTGAACTCCCGGCTGAAGTCGCGCAGGGCCGTGGGGAAGGGGAACCAGGAGGCCTCGTCGCGGATCTCCTGCAGAATGTCCAGGTAGTATTTGTAGCGGTTGCGCAGGTCTTCCACCTGCTGCTCAATGGCCGCGTCCAGTTCTTTTTCCAACGTGGGGCGATCTTCCACGACCTTAAGAAAGGCCAGATAGTTGCTGACGTTGGAAAGGGCCTCCAGCTTGCCCAGGCTCTCGCCCAGCTGGAGCTGCACGGGATGGTCGGCGGGGAACCAGGCGTCCAGGCGGGCGCGCAGATCGTTGATGCAGACGCGCTCGGCCTCGGCCTTTTTGCGGGCCTCCTCCCACAGGTCGTAGAGGGCGGAAAGGATGAGCAGACGGCCGCGCTCCAGGGCGGGGTCGATAAGCACGCGGTTGAAGTAGGCCGGTTCTTCCCGCACCAGCTTGACGATCTGATCCAGCACCGGCTCGGTAAAGCCCATTTTGACCTTGCAGACAATGCCCCGGTATTTGGCCTCGCGCCATTGGGGCATAACCCGCCACACCTGGGCATACTGCTCAATGGCGGAGCCGAACTGCCCCTGCTCCTCGGCCAGCCGGGCCTGCAGAAATTCGTTCCAGGTCTGCAGGGCCGGGGAAGGGGTCAGGGCCGCCGCCTCCCGAAAGCTGTCCAAGGCGCGCCCTGGCTCGCCCCGCTCCACCTGGGCAAAGGCCAGCACCATGCGCAGGCGCGGGTCGCGCTGGTGGCGGGCAATGGTCTGGACGATCCGTTTTTCCAGGTCGCCCAGACCTTCGGGCGCGGTGCTGGCCAGGGCGTCCAGCAGTGCCCAGGCCGGGCTGTCGTCCCGGGCGGGGGTTTCCCCTTCCAGGTCCGGGTCGTGGCTGCGGTAGAGCCAGCGCCGGGGCACATTACGCAGCTGGCAGGCGCCGTTGAGGTCCAGCACGGCCTCCAGCACCGTGGCCGCCGGGTCGCCCCCGGCAAGCAGCGCGGCGTAGGCCGCCACGCCCTTCGCCGCCAAGCCCTGTTCAATCTGCCGAAAGCCCTCGTTGACGGCTTCCAGATCCATTTCCGCCAGCCTGTCCCAGACCGCGGGGCGGCTGGGCGGGCTGGTCCGCGTGGGGCATTGGGCGGCCTCGTGGCTGTGCACGCCGCAGTAGAAGCAGCCCACGCCGTTGCCTGCGGTGAGCTGCCCTGGCATGAGCAGGGGGATGGAGCGGCCGCTGAGACTGTTTTCGTCCAGCAGCACGTTGCACCAGTTGTCCACAGACATCTGCTCGCCCGTGTAGCGCAGATCCTGCACCGTAAAGCCCTCGCCCAGCAGATAGGCATTGCGGTAGCTCAGGTAGGGAAAATCGGGCATGAGGTTATCCCATTGCAGGCCGATTTTCTTGGGCAGGTCGATATTAAAATTGAGATTGTTGCGGTCCGCCACCACGCAGACGCAAGGCCAGTAACCCCCTTCGCTGTGTTCCTTGTCAAAGCTGTGCAGATAATCGCGCAGAAAAGTGCGCAGCATGAGCAGGTTTTCCAGCGCCAGCATGACAAAGGTTTCGTGGACGATGGACTTGATCTTGAGGTGCTGCAGCAGGGTCTCCAGCCTTTTGAACATGGCGCTCCAGCCGCTCTGAAAGGCTTTGTCCACCGGGCTGCCCAAGGGGTGGAGAATGGCGAACCAGGATTGGGTGGAGGCGTAAGGCATGCGCACGTCCACCACCATGCCGGACCAGTCAGCGGCGGCCATGCCCTGACGGGCGGCGTGGCGCTCAAAGCTGATGCCCGGCAGGGTGTTTTTGCCTTCCCGGCTTTTGGGGTGCACCCAAACGTCCAGCTTGTCCGTGACCAGCATTTCCTGGTTCTGCAGGGCCGCGTCCAGCAGCACGTTGGCCTCTTGCCGCCGGCCCAGCTGCAGCCGCCCCGGCATGAGCTCAATGCCCGCCGAAAGCTCGTTGAAATTGCCCCAGACCTGCAGCCGCGCCAAGGCCAGAAAGACGTCGTCGGTAAAAAAGAACCACAGGGCCTGTTCCGAGGCCGCGCCCACCTGCATGCCGCCGTAGTTGAGCAGGGTCTGCCCCACGGCCGGGGCGAGCTCCCCCTGCCAGCAGACCCAGAGCACATGACCCATGGCGCTCATGCGCACTTCCCGGCATTCCGGCAGACGGGCCAATAATTGCGATAACTGCGCCATGCACACTATCCTTTGAAAACCGACCGAAAAAGGTTAGGATGCGGCTCCGCAATCAGGCTCCCGGCGCGGCCCCCCGTGCCGTTGGCCGCAACCCAGGCGGTAGCCATGGATATAAACAAAACGCTGCAGGAACTCAAAGCCCGCCCCGGCTTTGCCGAGCATGTGGGCATGATGCTGGTGCACAACGGCGTGGTGCGCGCCTGGTCGCGCAAGGACCACAGCCCCGTAACCAAAGTGCGCGTCACCCCGGACAGGGCCAGAATAACCGCCATCTGCCAGGAAATGGCGCAACGCCCCGGCATCTTCGCCATCCTGGCCGAAAGCGCCGAGGGCCTGCTGCGCCCCGGAGACGACCTGCTCTTTCTGGTGGTGGCCGGCGACATCCGCGAACACGTCAAGGCCACCTTTGCCGAGCTGCTGGACAGAGTCAAAGCCGAGGCCGTCATCAAACAGGAATATGGCCAGGACTGACCGCCGCCCTTCCTCCACGGGGGAAACGCGGGACGCGCCGGGGCAGACGCCCCTGCCGGTCTTATCGGCCGGCGGGCGCGGAACTTGACGGCGCTTCCAGCAGGGCGCGGGCGTAGTCCGCGCCGTTGAAGGGGCGCAGATCTTCCAGCTTTTCGCCCAGGCCCACATAGGTGATGGGCAAATGGTGCTGCATGGCCACGGCAATGGCCACGCCGCCCTTGGCCGTGCCGTCCAGCTTGGTCAGAATAAGCTCGTCCACCCCGGCGGCTTCCTTAAAGAGCTTGACCTGGGAAAGGGCGTTCTGCCCCGTGGTGGCGTCAATGACCAGAATGCTGCGGTGCGGCGCGCCGGGATGCTTCTTGCCCAGCACCTGGCGAATCTTGGAGAGCTCCTCCATCAGATTGACCTTGGTTTGCAGGCGGCCCGCCGTATCCACAAAAAGCACGTCCACCCCTTCCTTCACGGCGCGTTCCACGGCCTCGTAGGCCACAGCCGCGGGGTCCGACCCCGCCTGGCGGGCGTGGAACAGCGCCCCCACCCGCTCGGCCCAGACCTGCAGCTGCTCTATGGCCGCAGCGCGGAAGGTGTCCGCCGCGGCGATCATGACCTTTTTGCCCTGCATGCGCGCCCGATAGGCCAGCTTGGCGATGGTAGTGGTTTTGCCCACGCCGTTGACGCCGATCATGAGCACCACTTCAGGCGGATTGACGGCCGCAATGCGCCGGGGTGCGCGGAAAATGTCCTCCAGCTCGGCCTTGAGCAGCTCGCGCACGCCTTCCGATTGGGTGACCTTTTCTTTGCGGGCGCGCTCCTTAAGGCGCTCCACCAGCTCCAGCGCGGGCTCGTAACCCAGGTCGGCCATAATAAAGAGCTCTTCCAGCTCTTCCCAGAAGGCTTCGTTGAGCTCGCCGTGCCCGGCAAAGAGCGTATCCAGCCCACGGGCCAGCTGCTCCCGCGTGCGGCTGAGCCCTTCGCTGATCTTCAGGAACAGGCGGCTGCGTTCGTCCTCCTCGTCCTCCAGGTCCAGGGCCAGGGCCAGGCGGTACTGGAGCTCGGAGCGGAATTCCTCCACCAGCCTGTAGTCCATGCGGGCGAGCCAGTCCTGAAAATCCCGCACAAAGGCCTGAGCTTCGGCCTCAGGCGCGTCCAGGGCCCGCAACAGAAAAAACAGCCGCCGCCACAGCGCGTCTCCGGCTTCTTCCACGCCCTCCAGCACAATGCCCAGCCAGACGGAAAGGCGCGGCGCGGCCGCGCGCAGGCGCAGGGTCAGGGCGGCCTCTTCCTCCGTGGGCGCTGCGGGGGCCGCGGTCTGCACCCCGCCACTTTCAGGCGCGCCCGTGGGGGCCGCGCCCCCAGCGCTGGGTTTTGCCGCAGCGGATTTTTCCTGGGCGCGTTCGTCCGGCATGGCCGGTGCAGCTTCTGTGACCGCATCAGGGGACGCATCCGGAGCCGCGTCCGGGGTCGCCGCCGGGGCTGCGCCCTCCGGCCCGTTGCCGAATATTTTTTTGATGGCGCTGAAAAATCCCATACCGCTCTCCCTCTATAGCTGCGCGCGGGGCCGCGCCCCGGCGTCTGGATTTATACGTCCGTCTTGTCCGCAGGCCTCGCGGCTACAGGCTGGCTGGCGGCCGCAGCCGCACTTTCTGCAGGGCCGTTCAGGGTCGCCAGCACATCTTCCAAAGCGTGCAGGCACTGCTCCACCGCCAGGGCCGGGGCCGCGCAGTCCGGATCGTTGAGCGCCGCCTGCATGGCGGCGGCCGCCGCGGCCAGGCGCTCCGCACCCACGGCCGGAGCCGCCTTTTCCAGCACCTGCCCCAGCCGGCAGAGACCCGCCGCGTCCCCCTCCTCAAACAGGCGGCCCAACAGGGACGGCGCGTGGGCAAAGGTCTGGCCGAACAGCGCGGCCGTCACCCGCCAGGCTTCGGGCCTGCGCCGGGCAAAGGCCCGCCCCAGGGCCGGGCTGATCACGGCCCCGGCGCTCAGGGCGTCGTCTGCGGCCGCAGCGGCCGAGCGGTCCGCTTCAGGCGCGGCCGTCCCCGCAAGGCTCTCTGCGGCCGCAGCCGCGGCAGGCTCCTGCGCGGCTGTCGCTCCGACCACGCCCATAAGGGCATCCCCACGGTTCCGCCGCACCAGGCCGCGCAGGCGATCCAGATCGCCCCACTGCCAGAGCAGCAGCGCAAGCACGCCCGTGGCAAACAGGGCCGTGAGCGCAAAGCGCCAGACCTCCCGCCGGGCCTTCTGGGCCAGATCCTCGTCGCTCACCCGGGGCGAAAGGTACACTTCCACGGAGCCCACCACCCGGCCTTCCATCTTCAAGGGATTCATGCCCTGCACGCTGTCTTCGGTAATTTCGTCGTCCCAGGGCACGGGTTCCCACTGGTAGTTGCGGCGCTGACCTTCCAGCATGCCCCGCGCGGTCTGCACCTTGATGGCGTAGATGGATTCGTCCTCCATGGCGGCCATGACAATGGTGCGGGCGGTAAGCTCGTCCAGCTCCCAGGCGGGCAGGGAAAGCAGGGCCGCCAGCTGGGCCGCCATGCGGCCCGCATCGCCGCTCAGGCGGTTGGCGGTCTCCTCCTTGTCGGCATTGATGTTCCAGACGCCCAGAAGCAGAAACAAAAGCAGACCCGCGCCCCAAATGATCAGGGCCAGTCGGCGTCGTCTGACGGCAAAAATGTGGCGCATGGCAGTCACCGCCGGGGGGACGGCCCCCCGCATTTCCTTGAATTATAAATGCGCCCGCTCGCGCACCCGCGCGCACAGGGCAAGCATGTCTCCATCCCGCAGGGCCAGCAGACACAAGGCCCAGGCCGTCACGCCGCCGGCCACGGACAAGGACAGGGCCAAAGCCAGGGCTGGACCCGCCGCCGAAGACCAAACCTCCGCGGCCAGCATCAGCGCCCGCGCCGCCAGGCCCGCGGCCAGGGCGGCCAGCCCCTGTCGCAGCAGCGCTGCCCCGCCGGGCAGGCAGGCGGCCAGACCGACCGACGCCCCGCCGCGTTGCAGAGCTCCAACCAGCGTGCGCAGCAGCAGGCCTGTCTGTACCCAGAGCCCCGCGCCCGCAGCCAGGGGCGGCGCAAGAGCGGGGGCCAGGGGCAACAGCCCGGCGTCGCAACTATGTACCAGCGCGGCCCCCACCGCAAGGGTGGCCGCCACGGCGGCCAGGGCGCTCAGGGCCGTGCGGCGCTCTTCGCCCAGGGCGTTGCAGGCCGCCAGCAGAGAGCGATTGCAGGCCAGGGCCGGCAGCCCGGGCAGGGAGGCGGCCAGCGCCAGCCAGGTGGCCTGCGCGGCCGCCGCGTCAAACGCGCCGTGGCAGAACAGGCCCCGCACCAGGGGCGCGCCCACGGCCCACAGCCCGGCGGTGGCGGGCAGACTGAGCAGCAGGGTCAGGCGCAGGGCCGTGCCCAGGGCCGCCGCAAAATCCGCATAGCGCCCTTCCGCCGCCAAAAGGCTCAGGGCGGGCAGGCTGGCCGTGCCCAGGCACACGCCCACCAGGCCCAGGGGCAGCTCCAGCAGGCGCTCCGCATAATACAGGCTCGCCACCAGGCCCGGCGTCAGGCTTGAGGCCAGGGCCGCCGCCGCCAGCAGGCAGAGCTGCGGCGCGCAGGCCCCCGCCAGCCCGGCGGGCGTGCCGGAAAGGCAGCGCCAGGCCATCCGGCCCGGCCGCACAGCGGCCTGAGAAGCGTGCGCGCCAGTCTGAAAAGCAGACGCTCCGGCCTGACGCCCGCGCACGGCGCGCCGCGCGCCCCACCAGAGCAGACCCCACTGGACCAGGCCCGCGCAGCTCATGCCCAGGGCAAAGGCCGGGCCCGGCGGCAGGGCCCCCAATGCGGCGGCCCCGGCAAAGGCCAGCGCCGTCGCGTTAAACAGCACGGGCGAAAGCCCCGGCAGCCGAAAAAGCCCCAGGCTGTGCAGCAGGGCCGTGCCCAGGGCCGCCATGCCCGCGGCCAGCCCGTAGGGCAGGCACAGGCGCAGCAAAAAGACCGCCCGCTCCCGTTCCGGCCCGGCAAAGCCCGGCGCGAGGCCCGCCATTATCCAGGGCGCGGCCGCCACGGCCAGCAGGGTCAGCAGGGTCAGCGGCAGGCCCAGCCGCACGGCCAGGGCGCGGCCCACCTGCCCAAGGCAGACCCGGCCCGCCGCCGTATCCGGGCGGCACTGCCGCACCAGGGCCGCCGTGAGGCTCATGGAAAGGGAACCTTCCCCCAGCAGACGGCGCAAAATGTGCGGCAGCCGCAGGGCGGCGGCCAGGGCGTCCGCCGCGGGCCCGCTGCCCGCAAGCCAGGCCATGCTCATATCCCGGAGCAGCCCCAGCAGGCGCGAGGCCAGGGCATAGCCGCCCAGCCGGGCCGCCGTGCGGGCCAGGCCCGTCGGCGGGGCCGCGGCCGCCGCCAAAGGCTGTGGATATTCCGTCACAAGCCGCTCCGTGCTGTCCTTCACGGGGCCTCCCCGCGCCAGAAACGTGTGCCCGCCCCTTGGCAACCGCGTCGCTCAGGGCGCGCCTCTGCCGCTGAACTCCCAAGGCCGGAGCTCAGGGCCAGGCCTCAGGGCCGGTGCGGATCGGGCTCCATTTTCCAGGCGGCCACGGCCGCGCGCACCAGGCGGTCGCGCTCTTCCGGCAGCGCCTTGAAATCCTCGGCAAAAACGTGGATGCGGGTGCCGCCGCGCGGGGCGAACAGCCCTTTGACCCGGCACCAGCAAGGGTCCATGAGGGCGCGCAGATCGTCCAGCACCGTATTGGTGATGGTTTCCATAAACGACTGATGGTTGCGGAAGGCGAACATATAGAGCTTGAAGCTCTTGGATTCCACGCAACGCTGGTCCGGGATGTATTCCACCGTGATGGTCCCGCTGTCGGGCTGGCCGGTCACGGGGCAGAGCGAAGTAAATTCCGGAAAGGTGAAGCTGACCACATAGGGGCGCTGCGGAAAACAATTGGGAAAGGACTCCAGCAAAGCGACGCTGGGGCCGCCTTCCGGGGCGTGCAGGCGACCGGAACCGAGGATTTTGAGCTCCCCGGTGCGGTCCTGGCTGCGGCTGGTCATGGGCAAACTCCTTACGCTGATCGTACCGCGCCCCACGGCGCGGCCGCACGCCGCCTGCAATGCACGGCGCGTTCCCACCCTTGTAACCCATCGCGCTTGCGGCTACAATGTGGGAATACGTCCGTCGCGGCGCGCCCCCTGACGCCGCCTCCGCAGTTGAGGAACACGCATGAACATCCGTCTGCACATCCACGCCTGCGCGCCGGGGCAGTGTCTGCCCCTGCTGCCGCCCGCCGCCCTGGATGCGGCCTGTTGCCCCGGCCACGGCCTGCTGGCCCCGGAACCCTGGGCCTTGCCCCGGCTGGACGTGGGCACAAGCCTCCACGGGGCCTGCGGCACGCCGCTTTTCCAAATTACAGGCCGCATCTGGCTGCCCAC encodes:
- a CDS encoding molybdenum cofactor biosynthesis protein MoaE; the encoded protein is MDINKTLQELKARPGFAEHVGMMLVHNGVVRAWSRKDHSPVTKVRVTPDRARITAICQEMAQRPGIFAILAESAEGLLRPGDDLLFLVVAGDIREHVKATFAELLDRVKAEAVIKQEYGQD
- a CDS encoding imidazoleglycerol-phosphate dehydratase; its protein translation is MNQPQRVAEQSRASAETAVNLRLNLDGTGEIAVDTGFGLLDHMLTLTAFWAGMDLQLHCKGDLNVDAHHTAEDVGLTLGRALLEALGDRAGIARVGYGRVPMDEALAEVTVDLSGRPWLEWRGGELLPPVLAGEEKDLWREYYKALASAARCNLHVEFRYGQNGHHLLESAAKGLGLALAQAVRRHGTTVRSTKGGLD
- a CDS encoding DVU0772 family protein, coding for MAQLKDFALYDIDWNLTPEHAVTMYLEWGNNDWHAEYPPVRSKDDVSHYFVVDSWQDPPVVRLVRRNSEQAEDLIVVPLPQNLLADFYQAHGHWRGVSAPTPAVKAWLRHELGQE
- the hisA gene encoding 1-(5-phosphoribosyl)-5-[(5-phosphoribosylamino)methylideneamino]imidazole-4-carboxamide isomerase, coding for MIIFPAVDIQNGKAVRLRRGRAEDSTIFAEDPAAAARSWQERGARWLHVVDLDGAFDGAASSRAVVGRICAALTIPVQLGGGIRDLETARAYLDAGVSRCIIGTLALEQPETFAALCRAFPGRIGVSLDAEGGRLKSRGWVADTGLTVDDVLPRLQDDGAAFIIYTDIDRDGMQSGVNLPALEHLAQTAQVPVIAAGGVATLTDVQRLYPLTRTTRLAGAVSGRALYEGTLDLEEANAWIAAQEKA
- the ftsY gene encoding signal recognition particle-docking protein FtsY, translating into MGFFSAIKKIFGNGPEGAAPAATPDAAPDASPDAVTEAAPAMPDERAQEKSAAAKPSAGGAAPTGAPESGGVQTAAPAAPTEEEAALTLRLRAAAPRLSVWLGIVLEGVEEAGDALWRRLFFLLRALDAPEAEAQAFVRDFQDWLARMDYRLVEEFRSELQYRLALALDLEDEEDERSRLFLKISEGLSRTREQLARGLDTLFAGHGELNEAFWEELEELFIMADLGYEPALELVERLKERARKEKVTQSEGVRELLKAELEDIFRAPRRIAAVNPPEVVLMIGVNGVGKTTTIAKLAYRARMQGKKVMIAAADTFRAAAIEQLQVWAERVGALFHARQAGSDPAAVAYEAVERAVKEGVDVLFVDTAGRLQTKVNLMEELSKIRQVLGKKHPGAPHRSILVIDATTGQNALSQVKLFKEAAGVDELILTKLDGTAKGGVAIAVAMQHHLPITYVGLGEKLEDLRPFNGADYARALLEAPSSSAPAGR
- a CDS encoding lipid II flippase MurJ, yielding MKDSTERLVTEYPQPLAAAAAPPTGLARTAARLGGYALASRLLGLLRDMSMAWLAGSGPAADALAAALRLPHILRRLLGEGSLSMSLTAALVRQCRPDTAAGRVCLGQVGRALAVRLGLPLTLLTLLAVAAAPWIMAGLAPGFAGPERERAVFLLRLCLPYGLAAGMAALGTALLHSLGLFRLPGLSPVLFNATALAFAGAAALGALPPGPAFALGMSCAGLVQWGLLWWGARRAVRGRQAGASAFQTGAHASQAAVRPGRMAWRCLSGTPAGLAGACAPQLCLLAAAALASSLTPGLVASLYYAERLLELPLGLVGVCLGTASLPALSLLAAEGRYADFAAALGTALRLTLLLSLPATAGLWAVGAPLVRGLFCHGAFDAAAAQATWLALAASLPGLPALACNRSLLAACNALGEERRTALSALAAVAATLAVGAALVHSCDAGLLPLAPALAPPLAAGAGLWVQTGLLLRTLVGALQRGGASVGLAACLPGGAALLRQGLAALAAGLAARALMLAAEVWSSAAGPALALALSLSVAGGVTAWALCLLALRDGDMLALCARVRERAHL
- the queF gene encoding preQ(1) synthase, with the protein product MTSRSQDRTGELKILGSGRLHAPEGGPSVALLESFPNCFPQRPYVVSFTFPEFTSLCPVTGQPDSGTITVEYIPDQRCVESKSFKLYMFAFRNHQSFMETITNTVLDDLRALMDPCWCRVKGLFAPRGGTRIHVFAEDFKALPEERDRLVRAAVAAWKMEPDPHRP